CATGAAGGGAGCTTCGGTCTGAGAGGACGACCGCGGGCGTCAGCGGGCGCCGGCCCGTTCCGCCGCCGGGTAGACGGGCGTCGACCACGCCTCGTGGGCCAGCCGGCGCGCGTGCTCCTCGGCGCTCTGATTGACCCGGCGCATCGCGTAGCGCAGCACCGGGGGCGCCATCAGCGAGGTCACCACCGCGACCAGCACGATGATGGTGTACGACGTGGTGTTCAGCACGCCCACGCGCAGCCCCACCATCGCCACGACGACCTCCACCACGCCGCGGGCATTGAGGCCGGCGCCGAGGGCCAGCCCCTCCCACCGGTTCAGCCCGCTCATCCAGGCGCCCAGGTAGGCCCCGACGAACTTGCCGAGGATCGCCACCGCCAGCACGGCCAGGGCGATGAGGAACATGGTCGGGTCGCCCAGCACCGTCAGGTCGATCCGGAGACCGGCCGTCGCCAGGAAGATGGGGGCGAGCACGGAGAGCACGACGGTGCGCAGCGGGGCCAGCCGTTCCGCGTCGACGACGCCGGGGCGGCCGACGATCATGCCGACCACGAAGGCGCCGAAGACGGCCTCCAGGCCGAGCAGGTGCGTGACGGCGCCGCCGAGCACCATGAGCCCGGCGACCACCGCGGGGGTGGTGCCGCGGTTGTCGGAGCGCCCGGCCAGCCGCAGCGCGCCGGACACCAGCGGGCGGCCGAGCACCGCGGCGAACACCACGAAGCCGACCAGGAAGAGGACGGACCGGGTGACCTGCCAGGCGCTGAGACCGATGGTCGCCATCGCCGACACGACGGAGAGCAGCAGCCAGCCGACCGCGTCGTCGACGGTGCCGGCGGCAATGGTCAGCTGGCCGACGTCCCGGTGCAGCAGCCGCATGTCGGTGAGCGTCTTGGCGATCACCGGGATCGCGCTGACGCACATGGCGACCCCGAGGAACAGGGCGAACACGGTCCGGGACACTCCGTCGGGCACGATCGCCGCGGGCAGTGCGTAGCTGAGCGCGATGCCGAAGCCGAGCGGGAGCAGCAGTCCACAGAGGCTGATCCGCACGGCGGTGACCCCGCGGCGGCGGATGAGCCCCAGGTCGAGGTGGGCGCCGGTGATGCCCACCAGCAGCATGACGCCCAGCAGGCCGACGGCGTCCAGCAGGTGGACCTGACTGGCCTCGTTCGGCAGCAGCCAGGCCGAGACGCCCGGGGCGAGCACGCCGAGCAGGCTGGGGCCGAGCAGCACGCCGGTGAACAGCTCACCGACGATCGCGGGCATCTTCAAGCGTTCCGCCAACCGGCCCAGGACGACGGCGACCAGCAGCAGGGTCGCCACCTGGAGCAGGAAGAGCAGCACCGCATGGGCGGGGATGGGGGGAGCTGGCTCGAATGCGAATGTCACGCTGGATCCTCCTGACCGTGGACGGCACGGAAGAGCGGCATCGTGCCGGGCCGAGGCCGGGCACGATGCCGCGATCCGTCAGAACGCGGGTGCCGCGGTCGGGGCCTTGAGCTCCCCGAGATACGGCCGCCACAGGTGGGTCTCGTCCTCCTCGACCGCGCGCACGATCTCGCGCATCTCGGCGAGCGCCGCCGGCTCGTCGTCCTCGTAGACGTCGCCCTGCAGCAGCTTCAGCACGTCGAGCCGGTAGCGCGGGTCCTGGACGAAGGCGGTGAACAGGATGTTCAGGCGGTAGTAGATGGTGATGAACTCGTACCAGTTGCTGACGCCGCGGCGCAGCTTGGTCTCGTAGATGCTGAACCGCTTCTTGGCGAAGTCACCGGCCTCGGCGGCCGCGATGATGTCGGCGCAGGCGATGCGGGCGCTGTTCATCGCGACGCTGACGCCGCTGGAGAAGATCGGGTCGACGAAGCGGGCCGCGTCGCCGATCAGCACGAAGTTGTCGCCGCAGATCTGGCTGACGCTGTAGCTGTAGTCGCCCTCGGACTTGAACGGCTTCACCTGCTCGGCCGCGCGCAGCGCGCGGGCCAGCTCCGGCCGGCTCTCCACCGA
The Catellatospora sp. IY07-71 DNA segment above includes these coding regions:
- a CDS encoding cation:proton antiporter, translated to MTFAFEPAPPIPAHAVLLFLLQVATLLLVAVVLGRLAERLKMPAIVGELFTGVLLGPSLLGVLAPGVSAWLLPNEASQVHLLDAVGLLGVMLLVGITGAHLDLGLIRRRGVTAVRISLCGLLLPLGFGIALSYALPAAIVPDGVSRTVFALFLGVAMCVSAIPVIAKTLTDMRLLHRDVGQLTIAAGTVDDAVGWLLLSVVSAMATIGLSAWQVTRSVLFLVGFVVFAAVLGRPLVSGALRLAGRSDNRGTTPAVVAGLMVLGGAVTHLLGLEAVFGAFVVGMIVGRPGVVDAERLAPLRTVVLSVLAPIFLATAGLRIDLTVLGDPTMFLIALAVLAVAILGKFVGAYLGAWMSGLNRWEGLALGAGLNARGVVEVVVAMVGLRVGVLNTTSYTIIVLVAVVTSLMAPPVLRYAMRRVNQSAEEHARRLAHEAWSTPVYPAAERAGAR